In a single window of the Anabas testudineus chromosome 19, fAnaTes1.2, whole genome shotgun sequence genome:
- the nptx2b gene encoding neuronal pentraxin-2b yields MIPLLYGLLCFCVLGCGQLASGQADDGKRYICRAVPLSGDASCPVTLLPELNTGSQEEELRNTVMQLRETILQQKETISKQLGTINELTTKLSLCASATDDRNYKGGSWGKEKQNTMGDVPRDPNDTIDSLGKTMQGLKDRLENLEQQQMRANISGAAFPSEFRDLLQRRLGELEKQLLKKVSNLEEEKSMLSNATAAYRLKTESTLNALVERISELEKGGGDFKSPEMFKVSLPQRTNYLYGRITKSLPEMYAFTLCMWIKSSASPGIGTPFSYGVPGQANEIVLIEWGNNPIELLINDKVAQLPLEVRDGRWHHICVAWTTRDGQWEAYQDGGKLGTGDNLAAWHPIKPGGVIILGQEQDVVGGRFDAGQAFVGELSQVNIWDRVLKPAEIQSMANCSSYIPGNVISWLASNVEVFGRGAFKRPLEMCVERLPNA; encoded by the exons ATGATTCCTCTCTTGTAtggattgttgtgtttttgtgtgctgGGCTGTGGTCAACTAGCGAGCGGCCAGGCGGACGATGGAAAGCGCTATATCTGCCGGGCAGTACCCCTCAGCGGCGATGCGAGTTGCCCTGTGACATTGCTGCCCGAGCTAAACACCGGGAGCCAAGAAGAGGAACTCAGAAACACTGTAATGCAGCTACGCGAGACAATTTTGCAGCAGAAAGAGACCATTTCTAAACAACTAGGCACCATCAACGAACTAACTACCAAGCTGTCCCTCTGCGCCTCGGCCACCGACGATAGGAACTACAAGGGGGGGTCCTGGggcaaagaaaagcaaaatacaATGGGAGATGTTCCAAGAGATCCTAATGACACAATTGACAGTCTTGGGAAAACCATGCAAGGGCTCAAGGATCGGCTGGAGAACCTGGAG CAACAACAGATGAGGGCCAACATATCAGGCGCTGCGTTCCCCAGTGAGTTCCGCGACCTGCTGCAGCGTCGACTAGGGGAGCTAGAGAAACAGCTCCTGAAGAAAGTCAGCaatctggaggaggagaagagcatGCTGTCCAACGCCACAGCTGCCTACAGGCTCAAGACAGAGAGCACGCTGAATGCCCTGGTGGAGAGGATCAGTGAGCTGGAGAAAG GGGGAGGGGACTTCAAGTCCCCAGAGATGTTCAAAGTGTCCCTCCCACAGCGGACCAACTACCTGTATGGCCGCATCACTAAGAGCCTGCCAGAGATGTACGCCTTCACACTCTGTATGTGGATTAAGTCCAGTGCCAGCCCTGGCATAGGGACGCCCTTCTCGTATGGGGTGCCAGGCCAGGCAAATGAAATAGTGCTGATTGAATGGGGCAATAACCCAATAGAGCTCCTCATTAATGACAAG GTTGCCCAGTTGCCCTTAGAGGTTCGCGATGGAAGGTGGCACCACATCTGCGTCGCCTGGACCACGCGGGACGGCCAGTGGGAGGCTTACCAAGATGGCGGGAAGCTGGGTACTGGCGACAACCTGGCAGCCTGGCACCCCATCAAACCTGGGGGAGTCATCATCCTGGGGCAGGAGCAG GACGTTGTGGGAGGGCGCTTTGATGCTGGACAGGCTTTCGTGGGCGAGCTGAGTCAGGTAAACATTTGGGACCGTGTTCTGAAGCCAGCTGAGATCCAGTCTATGGCCAACTGTAGTTCTTACATCCCTGGGAATGTAATTTCCTGGCTAGCAAGCAATGTTGAAGTTTTTGGGAGGGGAGCATTCAAACGGCCTTTGGAGATGTGTGTGGAACGGCTGCCCAATGCTTAA
- the tmem130 gene encoding transmembrane protein 130 produces the protein MVWLLMFLLLVLLGVAKTTDTLTDLEYIAGKLVFYQVEGNATYIRSSGQLASDVPIETMFEFFDPQKNFSTECCSYTWDLGNGEVIQGTEPVVRYHYHQSGNYTLRLKVGVNMTKHAPLITGVYSTDVQVLDTIKQIKLKGSSNYEVSQNTTLTFYVDGSPPMWVCWSFLPSCVQDTTGGCTLTMLYENTLRLSHTFTSAGVHCLEISIRNDISKLHTSFSLDVRRNDVHIFFILFCAAALAATISFAAVVVCRPRRRSRSQICASSNATFLKNQHCDGQSMSLLNFSTVERSDKEPLLLQYGTLYSS, from the exons ATGGTGTGGCTCttgatgtttcttcttctggtcCTCCTGGGTGTGGCAAAGACCACTGATACTTTGACAGATTTGG AGTATATTGCTGGGAAGTTGGTTTTCTATCAAGTGGAGGGAAATGCCACCTATATCAGGAGCTCCGGACAACTGGCTTCAGATGTTCCTATAGAGACTATGTTTGAGTTTTTTGATCCCCAAAAGAATTTCAGCACAGAATGTTGCAGCTATACCTGGGACCTGGGCAACGG AGAAGTGATCCAAGGGACTGAGCCTGTCGTCCGCTATCATTACCATCAATCAGGCAACTACACACTGCGTCTGAAAGTAGGAGTCAACATGACAAAACATGCACCTCTAATTACTGGGGTCTACTCCACGGATGTCCAAGTGCTCG ATACCATCAAACAAATCAAGCTGAAGGGGTCTTCAAACTATGAGGTTTCTCAAAACACCACTTTGACTTTTTACGTTGATGGGAG TCCTCCCATGTGGGTGTGCTGGAGTTTCCTCCCCAGCTGTGTGCAAGACACGACTGGAGGCTGCACCCTGACCATGCTCTATGAAAACACCCTCCGACTGAGCCACACCTTCACCTCCGCTGGCGTCCACTGCCTGGAGATCAGCATCCGCAATGACATCAGCAAGCTGCACACCTCATTCAGCCTCGACGTGAGGAGAA ACGACGTCCACATATTCTTCATCCtgttctgtgctgcagctcttgCAGCCACCATCTCCTTTGCTGCCGTCGTCGTCTGCCGTCCTCGTCGTCGCAGCAGATCCCAG atttgtgCTTCCAGTAATGCAACGTTTCTGAAGAACCAACACTGTGATGGTCAGAGCATGAGTCTTTTGAACTTCTCCACTGTGGAGAGAAGCGATAAAGAACCACTCCTCCTGCAGTACGGCACTCTCTACTCCTCTTAG